AAATTGGGGGAGAGGTGACAGCGGCGTTCACGGTCGGTGACAAGACGCAAACCTGCCAGCAATCCACCCCTCTAACTTTCGCTCGCAAGTCATTCGGCCATCGTCGTTGGATACTCGCAGCATTGATCCTTTTAATGGGCGGCGCCGCGTTTGCTCAACGAGGATACTGGGGACGTCGCAATCGTTCGCTTCCCTCTGATCGCAATGGTGTGCCCTCTTGGGAAGTTGATTCACGATTCCCGAAGGACTGCTTCACGTTTGCTCGCATCGAATACGATTCCTACGGCGGTCGCAGCCGAGGTGGCGGAGGATGCTGGACCGATTATCCCGACAGCGACCTGAACTTCTCGCTTCGGTTGCAGCAACTCACCTCCATGAAGGTCAACCCTGACCCGGTGGTCATCCGACTGACCGACGATGAACTCTTCGACTACCCGTTCATCTACATCATCGAACCTGGTGGCCTCGTTTTCTCTGACGCGGAGGTGAAAGCACTTCGCAAGTACTGCCTCAACGGTGGCTTCTTGATGGTGGACGATTTCTGGGGCGATTCGCAGTACGAAAATCTGCGGCACGAACTTCAACGTGTGTTCCCTGATCGCGATCCTTTTGAGGTTCCACTGGAACACGAGATCTTTCAGATCGTTTACCCACTTAAAGAGAAACCCCAAGTCCCCGCCATCAACTCCGCCAGGCGTGGTGCCGATGGCAGCGTTGGGACGTGGGAATGGTCGCGAGATGGAAGTGACACCAGCGTCCCTCATTATCGCGCCATCACCGATGATGAAGATCGCATCATGGTCTTCATCTGCCACAACACTGACTTGGGCGACGGATGGGAACGAGAAGGCGAAGACCAGTGGTACTTCGATGAGTTCTCCGTCAAAAAAGCCTATCCAATGGGCATCAACATCGTGACTTATGCGATGACCCACTGAGTCGTTCCTAGTATTAGCCACAAACGGTTTCGAAGCTCCTCCAACCCGATTGCACTTCATGACAACGGACACCATGACCCACGAAGACGAAGCCCAAGTGGTGGAGCAAATTCGCGAAGGACGAGAGCGGATCGTCCAAGAACTTTCCAAGGTCATCATCGGCCAAGAAGAAGTCATCGAGCAGCTTCTGATCTGCTTGTTCGCGGGTGGCCACTGCTTGATCACTGGAGCACCAGGGCTGGCGAAAACCTTGCTGGTAAGCAGCGTCGCGAAAATTTTCCACTTGAATTTCCAGCGGATCCAGTTCACGCCCGATTTGATGCCAGCCGACATCACAGGAACCGAAATTCTGGAGCAGTCCGCCGATGGCCATCGAAAGCTGGAATTCGTCAAAGGCCCAATTTTTGCCAACGTGATCTTGGCCGACGAGATCAACCGAACACCACCAAAGACGCAAGCCGCGTTGCTCGAAGCAATGCAAGAGCATCAAGTCACCGCCGGCGGCCACCGCTTTGAACTGGATGAACCGTTCTTCGTGCTGGCGACCCAAAACCCGATTGAGATGGAGGGAACCTATCCGCTGCCCGAAGCCCAACTTGATCGTTTTCTGTTCAATGTTTTGATCGACTACTTGCCTCCCAAAGACGAGTTGGCCGTGGTCATGCAAACCACGTCGACCAAGCCGGAACCGATCGTGCCCATCTTCACCGGCGAAGATGTCGCTCGATTCCACGCCGCCGTCCGTCGCGTTCCCATCGCCGAATCAATCGCCGCCTACGCCGTGCGTTTGGTCGCCGCGACACGGCCCGGACGAGATGGAACGCCCGACTTTGTCAACCAATACGCATCCTGGGGCGCGGGACTTCGGGCCGCTCAAACATTGGTGCTCGGTGCGAAAGCGAGAGCACTGCTCAATGGCCACGCCCACGTCCGAACCGAAGACATCCAGGCTCTTGCTCACCCAACGCTTCGGCACCGAGTTTTGCTGAGTTATCGAGCCGAAGCCGAAGGTTTCAACGTTGAGAACTTGGTCACACGACTTCTTCAAGAAATCCCAACGGAAGTCTGAATTGAGCTGGTTCCAACGTCAAACTCGCTCGTCGCGAAAAGCCACCAACGGCAGCACCGGCACTTTCCAGGGCAACTCATCCAAGCCCTCGCGAGCGACCGCTTCGTCGGCGGACAGCACCGGTG
The nucleotide sequence above comes from Rhodopirellula bahusiensis. Encoded proteins:
- a CDS encoding DUF4159 domain-containing protein, which produces MAVEIATPQNAPCRADAPSPEQRLKGVLDLFPNEIGGEVTAAFTVGDKTQTCQQSTPLTFARKSFGHRRWILAALILLMGGAAFAQRGYWGRRNRSLPSDRNGVPSWEVDSRFPKDCFTFARIEYDSYGGRSRGGGGCWTDYPDSDLNFSLRLQQLTSMKVNPDPVVIRLTDDELFDYPFIYIIEPGGLVFSDAEVKALRKYCLNGGFLMVDDFWGDSQYENLRHELQRVFPDRDPFEVPLEHEIFQIVYPLKEKPQVPAINSARRGADGSVGTWEWSRDGSDTSVPHYRAITDDEDRIMVFICHNTDLGDGWEREGEDQWYFDEFSVKKAYPMGINIVTYAMTH
- a CDS encoding AAA family ATPase, which translates into the protein MTHEDEAQVVEQIREGRERIVQELSKVIIGQEEVIEQLLICLFAGGHCLITGAPGLAKTLLVSSVAKIFHLNFQRIQFTPDLMPADITGTEILEQSADGHRKLEFVKGPIFANVILADEINRTPPKTQAALLEAMQEHQVTAGGHRFELDEPFFVLATQNPIEMEGTYPLPEAQLDRFLFNVLIDYLPPKDELAVVMQTTSTKPEPIVPIFTGEDVARFHAAVRRVPIAESIAAYAVRLVAATRPGRDGTPDFVNQYASWGAGLRAAQTLVLGAKARALLNGHAHVRTEDIQALAHPTLRHRVLLSYRAEAEGFNVENLVTRLLQEIPTEV